A single window of Mustela erminea isolate mMusErm1 chromosome 4, mMusErm1.Pri, whole genome shotgun sequence DNA harbors:
- the GABBR1 gene encoding gamma-aminobutyric acid type B receptor subunit 1 isoform X2, which produces MLLLLLLPLLPPLFLRPPGASGAQTPNATSEGCQIIHPPWEGGIRYRGLTRDQVKAINFLPVDYEIEYVCRGEREVVGPKVRKCLANGSWTDMDTPSRCVNRTPHSERRAVYIGALFPMSGGWPGGQACQPAVEMALEDVNSRRDILPDYELKLIHHDSKCDPGQATKYLYELLYNDPIKIILMPGCSSVSTLVAEAARMWNLIVLSYGSSSPALSNRQRFPTFFRTHPSATLHNPTRVKLFEKWGWRRIATIQQTTEVFTSTLDDLEERVKEAGIEITFRQSFFSDPAVPVKNLKRQDARIIVGLFYETEARKVFCEVYKERLFGKKYVWFLIGWYADNWFKIYDPSINCTVDEMTQAVEGHITTEIVMLNPANTRSISNMTSQEFVEKLTKRLKRHPEETGGFQEAPLAYDAIWALALALNKTSGGGGRSGVRLEDFNYNNQTITDQIYRAMNSSSFEGVSGHVVFDASGSRMAWTLIEQLQGGSYKKIGYYDSTKDDLSWSKTDKWIGGAPPADQTLVIKTFRFMSQKLFISVSVLSSLGIVLAVVCLSFNIYNSHVRYIQNSQPNLNNLTAVGCSLALAAVFPLGLDGYHIGRSQFPFVCQARLWLLGLGFSLGYGSMFTKIWWVHTVFTKKEEKKEWRKTLEPWKLYATVGLLVGMDVLTLAIWQIVDPLHRTIETFAKEEPKEDIDVSILPQLEHCSSRKMNTWLGIFYGSKGLLLLLGIFLAYETKSVSTEKINDHRAVGMAIYNVAVLCLITAPVTMILSSQQDAAFAFASLAIVFSSYITLVVLFVPKMRRLITRGEWQSEAQDTMKTGSSTNNNEEEKSRLLEKENRELEKIIAEKEERVSELRHQLRSRQQLRPRRHPSTPPDPSGGLPRGPHEPPDRLSCDGSRVHLLYK; this is translated from the exons atgctgctgctgctgctgctgccgttGCTGCCGCCGCTCTTCCTCCGGCCCCCGGGCGCGAGCGGGGCGCAGACCCCCAACGCCACCTCAGAAG GTTGCCAGATCATACACCCGCCTTGGGAAGGGGGCATCAGGTACAGGGGCCTGACCCGGGACCAGGTGAAGGCTATCAACTTCCTGCCCGTGGACTATGAGATAGAGTATGTGTGCCGGGGCGAGCGCGAGGTGGTGGGGCCCAAGGTCCGGAAGTGCCTGGCCAACGGCTCCTGGACGGACATGGACACGCCCAGCAGATGCG TGAATCGAACGCCGCACTCAG AACGGCGCGCAGTGTACATCGGGGCGCTGTTCCCCATGAGCGGGGGCTGGCCCGGGGGCCAGGCCTGCCAGCCCGCGGTGGAGATGGCGCTGGAGGACGTGAACAGCCGCAGGGACATCCTGCCGGACTATGAGCTCAAGCTCATCCACCACGACAGCAAG TGTGACCCAGGCCAAGCCACCAAGTACCTGTATGAGCTGCTCTACAATGACCCCATCAAGATCATCCTTATGCCCGGCTGCAGCTCCGTGTCCACGCTCGTGGCCGAGGCTGCCAGGATGTGGAACCTCATCGTG CTTTCCTACGGCTCCAGCTCACCGGCCCTGTCCAACCGGCAGCGCTTTCCCACATTCTTTCGAACTCATCCGTCCGCCACGCTGCACAACCCCACGCGCGTGAAGCTCTTTGAGAAGTGGGGTTGGAGGAGGATCGCCACCATCCAGCAGACCACGGAGGTCTTCACCTCG ACTCTGGACGACCTCGAGGAGCGAGTGAAGGAGGCTGGAATCGAGATCACTTTCCGCCAGAGCTTCTTTTCCGACCCGGCTGTGCCCGTCAAGAACCTGAAG cgCCAGGATGCCCGAATCATCGTGGGACTTTTCTATGAGACCGAAGCCCGGAAAGTGTTTTGTGAG GTGTACAAGGAGCGGCTCTTCGGGAAGAAGTACGTCTGGTTCCTCATCGGGTGGTACGCTGACAACTGGTTCAAGATCTACGATCCGTCCATCAACTGCACCGTGGACGAGATGACCCAGGCCGTGGAAGGCCACATCACCACCGAGATCGTCATGCTGAACCCTGCCAACACCCGCAGCATCTCCAACATG ACGTCCCAGGAGTTTGTGGAGAAACTGACCAAGAGGCTCAAGAGACACCCCGAGGAGACGGGTGGCTTCCAGGAGGCGCCGCTGGCCTACGACGCCATCTGGGCCTTGGCGCTGGCCCTGAACAAGACGTCCGGTGGGGGCGGCCGCTCCGGCGTGCGCCTGGAAGACTTCAACTATAACAACCAGACCATTACCGACCAGATCTACCGGGCGATGAACTCCTCGTCCTTCGAGGGCGTCTCT GGTCACGTGGTGTTTGATGCCAGCGGCTCCCGGATGGCCTGGACCCTCATCGAGCAGCTGCAGG GGGGCAGCTACAAGAAGATCGGCTACTATGACAGCACCAAGGACGATCTTTCCTGGTCCAAAACGGACAAGTGGATCG GAGGGGCCCCCCCGGCTGACCAGACCCTTGTCATCAAGACATTCCGCTTCATGTCCCAGAAACTCTTCATCTCGGTCTCTGTGCTGTCCAGCCTGGGCATCGTCCTGGCTGTGGTGTGTCTGTCGTTTAATATCTACAACTCTCACGTCCG TTACATCCAGAACTCCCAGCCCAACTTGAACAATCTGACTGCTGTGGGCTGCTCCCTGGCGCTGGCGGCTGTCTTCCCCCTCGGGCTGGATGGTTACCACATCGGGAGAAGCCAGTTCCCCTTCGTCTGCCAG GCGCGCCTCTGGCTCCTGGGTCTGGGCTTTAGTCTGGGCTACGGCTCCATGTTCACCAAGATCTGGTGGGTCCACACGGTCTTCacgaagaaggaggagaagaaggagtgGAGAAAG ACCCTGGAACCCTGGAAGCTGTACGCCACCGTGGGCCTGCTGGTGGGCATGGACGTCCTCACTCTCGCCATCTGGCAGATCGTGGACCCCTTGCACCGGACCATCGAG ACTTTCGCCAAGGAGGAGCCGAAGGAAGACATCGACGTGTCCATCCTGCCGCAGCTGGAGCACTGCAGCTCCAGGAAGATGAACACGTGGCTCG GCATCTTCTACGGCTCCaaggggctgctgctgctgctcggcATTTTCCTTGCCTACGAGACCAAGAGCGTGTCTACGGAGAAGATCAACGACCACCGGGCCGTGGGCATGGCCATCTACAACGTGGCG GTCCTGTGCCTCATCACTGCCCCGGTCACCATGATCCTGTCCAGCCAGCAGGACGCAGCCTTCGCCTTTGCGTCCCTTGCCATAGTGTTCTCCTCCTACATCACTCTGGTCGTGCTCTTCGTGCCCAAG ATGCGCAGGCTGATCACCCGGGGCGAGTGGCAGTCGGAGGCGCAGGACACCATGAAGACAGGCTCCTCCACTAACAACAACGAGGAGGAGAAATCCCGGCTGTTGGAGAAGGAGAACCGGGAGCTGGAGAAGATCATTGCTGAG AAAGAGGAGCGAGTCTCCGAGCTGCGCCATCAGCTTCGGTCTCGGCAGCAGCTGCGCCCCCGGCGCCACCCCTCGACGCCCCCAGACCCCTCGGGGGGCCTGCCCAGGGGGCCCCATGAGCCCCCGGACAGGCTCAGCTGTGACGGGAGCCGGGTTCATTTGCTGTACAAGTGA
- the GABBR1 gene encoding gamma-aminobutyric acid type B receptor subunit 1 isoform X1, translating into MLLLLLLPLLPPLFLRPPGASGAQTPNATSEGCQIIHPPWEGGIRYRGLTRDQVKAINFLPVDYEIEYVCRGEREVVGPKVRKCLANGSWTDMDTPSRCVRICSKSYLALENGKVFLTGGDLPALDGARVDFRCDPDFHLVGSSRSVCSQGQWSTPKPQCQVNRTPHSERRAVYIGALFPMSGGWPGGQACQPAVEMALEDVNSRRDILPDYELKLIHHDSKCDPGQATKYLYELLYNDPIKIILMPGCSSVSTLVAEAARMWNLIVLSYGSSSPALSNRQRFPTFFRTHPSATLHNPTRVKLFEKWGWRRIATIQQTTEVFTSTLDDLEERVKEAGIEITFRQSFFSDPAVPVKNLKRQDARIIVGLFYETEARKVFCEVYKERLFGKKYVWFLIGWYADNWFKIYDPSINCTVDEMTQAVEGHITTEIVMLNPANTRSISNMTSQEFVEKLTKRLKRHPEETGGFQEAPLAYDAIWALALALNKTSGGGGRSGVRLEDFNYNNQTITDQIYRAMNSSSFEGVSGHVVFDASGSRMAWTLIEQLQGGSYKKIGYYDSTKDDLSWSKTDKWIGGAPPADQTLVIKTFRFMSQKLFISVSVLSSLGIVLAVVCLSFNIYNSHVRYIQNSQPNLNNLTAVGCSLALAAVFPLGLDGYHIGRSQFPFVCQARLWLLGLGFSLGYGSMFTKIWWVHTVFTKKEEKKEWRKTLEPWKLYATVGLLVGMDVLTLAIWQIVDPLHRTIETFAKEEPKEDIDVSILPQLEHCSSRKMNTWLGIFYGSKGLLLLLGIFLAYETKSVSTEKINDHRAVGMAIYNVAVLCLITAPVTMILSSQQDAAFAFASLAIVFSSYITLVVLFVPKMRRLITRGEWQSEAQDTMKTGSSTNNNEEEKSRLLEKENRELEKIIAEKEERVSELRHQLRSRQQLRPRRHPSTPPDPSGGLPRGPHEPPDRLSCDGSRVHLLYK; encoded by the exons atgctgctgctgctgctgctgccgttGCTGCCGCCGCTCTTCCTCCGGCCCCCGGGCGCGAGCGGGGCGCAGACCCCCAACGCCACCTCAGAAG GTTGCCAGATCATACACCCGCCTTGGGAAGGGGGCATCAGGTACAGGGGCCTGACCCGGGACCAGGTGAAGGCTATCAACTTCCTGCCCGTGGACTATGAGATAGAGTATGTGTGCCGGGGCGAGCGCGAGGTGGTGGGGCCCAAGGTCCGGAAGTGCCTGGCCAACGGCTCCTGGACGGACATGGACACGCCCAGCAGATGCG TCCGAATCTGCTCCAAGTCCTATTTGGCCCTGGAGAACGGGAAGGTTTTCCTCACGGGTGGGGACCTCCCCGCTCTGGACGGAGCCCGGGTGGATTTCCGATGTGACCCTGACTTCCATCTTGTGGGCAGCTCCAGGAGCGTCTGTAGTCAGGGCCAGTGGAGCACTCCCAAGCCGCAGTGCCAGG TGAATCGAACGCCGCACTCAG AACGGCGCGCAGTGTACATCGGGGCGCTGTTCCCCATGAGCGGGGGCTGGCCCGGGGGCCAGGCCTGCCAGCCCGCGGTGGAGATGGCGCTGGAGGACGTGAACAGCCGCAGGGACATCCTGCCGGACTATGAGCTCAAGCTCATCCACCACGACAGCAAG TGTGACCCAGGCCAAGCCACCAAGTACCTGTATGAGCTGCTCTACAATGACCCCATCAAGATCATCCTTATGCCCGGCTGCAGCTCCGTGTCCACGCTCGTGGCCGAGGCTGCCAGGATGTGGAACCTCATCGTG CTTTCCTACGGCTCCAGCTCACCGGCCCTGTCCAACCGGCAGCGCTTTCCCACATTCTTTCGAACTCATCCGTCCGCCACGCTGCACAACCCCACGCGCGTGAAGCTCTTTGAGAAGTGGGGTTGGAGGAGGATCGCCACCATCCAGCAGACCACGGAGGTCTTCACCTCG ACTCTGGACGACCTCGAGGAGCGAGTGAAGGAGGCTGGAATCGAGATCACTTTCCGCCAGAGCTTCTTTTCCGACCCGGCTGTGCCCGTCAAGAACCTGAAG cgCCAGGATGCCCGAATCATCGTGGGACTTTTCTATGAGACCGAAGCCCGGAAAGTGTTTTGTGAG GTGTACAAGGAGCGGCTCTTCGGGAAGAAGTACGTCTGGTTCCTCATCGGGTGGTACGCTGACAACTGGTTCAAGATCTACGATCCGTCCATCAACTGCACCGTGGACGAGATGACCCAGGCCGTGGAAGGCCACATCACCACCGAGATCGTCATGCTGAACCCTGCCAACACCCGCAGCATCTCCAACATG ACGTCCCAGGAGTTTGTGGAGAAACTGACCAAGAGGCTCAAGAGACACCCCGAGGAGACGGGTGGCTTCCAGGAGGCGCCGCTGGCCTACGACGCCATCTGGGCCTTGGCGCTGGCCCTGAACAAGACGTCCGGTGGGGGCGGCCGCTCCGGCGTGCGCCTGGAAGACTTCAACTATAACAACCAGACCATTACCGACCAGATCTACCGGGCGATGAACTCCTCGTCCTTCGAGGGCGTCTCT GGTCACGTGGTGTTTGATGCCAGCGGCTCCCGGATGGCCTGGACCCTCATCGAGCAGCTGCAGG GGGGCAGCTACAAGAAGATCGGCTACTATGACAGCACCAAGGACGATCTTTCCTGGTCCAAAACGGACAAGTGGATCG GAGGGGCCCCCCCGGCTGACCAGACCCTTGTCATCAAGACATTCCGCTTCATGTCCCAGAAACTCTTCATCTCGGTCTCTGTGCTGTCCAGCCTGGGCATCGTCCTGGCTGTGGTGTGTCTGTCGTTTAATATCTACAACTCTCACGTCCG TTACATCCAGAACTCCCAGCCCAACTTGAACAATCTGACTGCTGTGGGCTGCTCCCTGGCGCTGGCGGCTGTCTTCCCCCTCGGGCTGGATGGTTACCACATCGGGAGAAGCCAGTTCCCCTTCGTCTGCCAG GCGCGCCTCTGGCTCCTGGGTCTGGGCTTTAGTCTGGGCTACGGCTCCATGTTCACCAAGATCTGGTGGGTCCACACGGTCTTCacgaagaaggaggagaagaaggagtgGAGAAAG ACCCTGGAACCCTGGAAGCTGTACGCCACCGTGGGCCTGCTGGTGGGCATGGACGTCCTCACTCTCGCCATCTGGCAGATCGTGGACCCCTTGCACCGGACCATCGAG ACTTTCGCCAAGGAGGAGCCGAAGGAAGACATCGACGTGTCCATCCTGCCGCAGCTGGAGCACTGCAGCTCCAGGAAGATGAACACGTGGCTCG GCATCTTCTACGGCTCCaaggggctgctgctgctgctcggcATTTTCCTTGCCTACGAGACCAAGAGCGTGTCTACGGAGAAGATCAACGACCACCGGGCCGTGGGCATGGCCATCTACAACGTGGCG GTCCTGTGCCTCATCACTGCCCCGGTCACCATGATCCTGTCCAGCCAGCAGGACGCAGCCTTCGCCTTTGCGTCCCTTGCCATAGTGTTCTCCTCCTACATCACTCTGGTCGTGCTCTTCGTGCCCAAG ATGCGCAGGCTGATCACCCGGGGCGAGTGGCAGTCGGAGGCGCAGGACACCATGAAGACAGGCTCCTCCACTAACAACAACGAGGAGGAGAAATCCCGGCTGTTGGAGAAGGAGAACCGGGAGCTGGAGAAGATCATTGCTGAG AAAGAGGAGCGAGTCTCCGAGCTGCGCCATCAGCTTCGGTCTCGGCAGCAGCTGCGCCCCCGGCGCCACCCCTCGACGCCCCCAGACCCCTCGGGGGGCCTGCCCAGGGGGCCCCATGAGCCCCCGGACAGGCTCAGCTGTGACGGGAGCCGGGTTCATTTGCTGTACAAGTGA